From Pseudopipra pipra isolate bDixPip1 chromosome 13, bDixPip1.hap1, whole genome shotgun sequence, a single genomic window includes:
- the ARHGAP36 gene encoding rho GTPase-activating protein 36 isoform X2, with amino-acid sequence MQPVALQSLSELERASLQELALYRLQEKLLVGDFSLDRDGPKGSKSIRQKLESFSKERKDCSPHTFGIPLSQVIANDRTHRQLQEAVGKSRRLCLEVEATVTRFRAQRQKKSGMGPSCVRAPDGGFPEEPLSPALPDKSFWSQRRGAMSVDSIADLSDNVSKLLEALQLSHPHELDPRRVLGKKKMLSLNPITWQVPRIVERCCTHIETHGLQTVGIFRVGSSKKRVQQLREEFDQGLDVFLDEHQSVHDVAALLKEFLRDMPDSLIPRELYGAFLSTATMEGPAQLDALQLLLFLLPPCHSDTLHRLLRFLGEVARHAEHSWDADGQEVPGNKMTVSNLATVFGPNILQKEKPGEKDAGALNFEDSAAIILVLQRLIEHHQALFLVSPEMQCDILRRLFQTDPDVIDYLLRRKFPAVPQLEHEGSAEGHSPSALPGWTRSLESSSVSSELYSNVSFLNLHVGI; translated from the exons ATGGACCCAAAGGCAGTAAATCCATCCGGCAGAAGCTGGAGAGCTTctcaaaggagaggaaag ACTGCTCTCCTCACACCTTCGGGATCCCGCTCTCCCAGGTCATTGCCAATGACCGCACCCACCGGCAGCTCCAGGAAGCCGTGGGGAagagtcgccggctctgcctGGAGGTGGAGGCCACGGTGACCAGGTTTCGGGCTCAGAGGCAGAAGAAATCTGGGATGGGCCCAAGCTGTGTCCGAGCACCTGATGGGGGCTTCCCAGAGGAGCCACTTTCCCCAGCTCTTCCGGACAAGAGCTTCTGGAGCCAGCGAAGG ggGGCCATGTCTGTGGATTCCATCGCCGACCTGAGTGACAACGTGTCCAAGCTGCTggaggcactgcagctctcacaCCCCCACGAACTGGACCCACGGAGAGTCCTGGGCAAGAAGAAGATGCTGAGCCTCAACCCCATCACCTGGCAGGTCCCACGGATCGTGGAGAGGTGCTGCACACACATTGAGACGCATG GTCTCCAAACAGTGGGAATCTTCCGTGTTGGGAGCTCCAAGAAAAGAGTTCAGCAG CTGAGGGAGGAGTTTGACCAGGGGCTGGATGTTTTTTTGGATGAGCATCAAAGTGTTCATGATGTGGCTGCTCTGCTCAAAGAGTTTCTTCGGGATATGCCGGATTCCCTGATTCCCAGAGAGCTCTATGGAGCcttcctcagcacagcca CCATGGAGGGGCCAGCACAGCTGGATGCCCTCCAGCTGCTTCTCTTCCTGCTGCCCCCCTGCCACAGCGACACCCTGCACCGGCTCCTGCGCTTCCTCGGAGAGGTGGCCCGGCACGCCGAGCACTCCTGGGATGCTGATGGCCAGGAG GTTCCTGGGAATAAAATGACAGTTTCAAACCTGGCCACAGTCTTTGGTCCCAACATCCTGCAGAAGGAGAAGCCTGGAGAGAAAGACGCTGGTGCCCTGAACTTTGAGGACAGCGCTGCCATAATCCTGGTGCTCCAGAGGCTGATCGAGCACCACCAGGCCCTGTTCTTG GTGTCTCCAGAGATGCAGTGTGACATCCTGAGGAGGCTGTTCCAGACAGATCCCGATGTCATTGACTACCTGCTGCGCAGGAAGTTTCCTGCCGTGCC GCAGCTGGAGCATGAGGGTTCTGCAGAGGGCCACTCTCCCTCCGCACTGCCCGGCTGGACACGcagcctggagagcagctcGGTCTCCTCGGAGCTCTACAGCAACGTCTCATTCCTAAACCTGCACGTTGGCATCTAG